The DNA segment acgttaaaatttttcttcctgtatcttctacagctgattgtctagtccttcaatcctggctctgtaaattctctacatggtgtgcttctaacggtttagtcctgtgtcctcAAAAATGTTccgtcttgtctttcttccgatcttctacaagtataactcatgcttatagtgtctgtgatgcccctattccccgtgcgtccttgtctaaggatcttggcgtcttctttgacccgagtctttctttcaaggagcacacggactatgtcatcaacaaggccaacaaaagtcttggttatatttgtcgcatgtccactgaaattcgtgatcccttttgtcttaagtccctttattgttgttgggtccgttccgtactggaatatgcctgtgtcatctggtctcctgtccaactatctctgctccaaaggattgagaggatccagagacgttttacaaggatcgtatttcgtaggtcgctgggtcatcactctattccgcttccttcgtatgaggCCTTGCCAGTTCCTttattaggccttgccaagttggagcaccgcttctcggtcgctcaggcttctttcgtcgctggcatattgctcaatacgattgataccccttcacttctgtcgcgcttacatttgtatgcaccttgtcgcaccttacgttatcgttttcgtctccagttacctatatgtcgtacacgttttgctcgcaatgagccttttgtaagagctatgtcgtcttttaatagtacttatgatctgttcgatttcaacatatcctatcctgtctaccgatcccgtcttcgctccttttccgtaccataaactccttccaactccttcgtgaataattgttatactatagtcagtaagcactattgctgtaacccaacgtggccgagcaaataataaaataaaataaataaataaaaataaataaatataaatatttggACAATCatgtaatttaataatatgtaatgtaatgtatgtAATGTAATCTGTAATGTAATTATAATGTAATAATCTGAAGAGTTTAGttccaaaacaacaacgtttTGATTGTGACATATGGACGATGAAAGAGCAGAATACGGTCGATTATAATGCAATAAACCAACAAAATGTATACAAAATAGCGAGTTCAAGACACTtaagattttgtttatttgtgattCAAGCCAAACTGttagtatttttttacaaaatcgCTCGATACATACATTTTTCTAATAAGATTTTGAATTGGGAACTATTCAACCTTAAATATGAATTTCGATTACATTTACTAtactaaacataaacaaactgTCTTTAATAATTGcttgctttaaaaaaatgtttacttattttaattaaatatataaatttttttCACATAATtgcctttattttgttttaatgaagAAAGATAACAAAGGGAAAAATACTGATAAAGTCATAGAGATATTTATAAAGCTCGTAAAATTTTAACTGAGCGGAAGTGTCCAACTGACTTGTACCATATGTTTTCGATAGTTTGGAGTCTTTCGCatgaaatttttatatgaatatgTCCAGTATCAATTTTGAAGTTTGTGGAATGAATTTACTCCCAAAAATGGCTGAGCCGTTGAAATAATAGGAACTTGAGTCTCCAACATAAAAGGGCATCAatgttattaataaaaaaatcagctccattacttttcatttttgcttaATGAAAAAGTCCAATATCGAATAAGCGACGAGCGTGAAACACATTTCGTGGCTAACCATTTCGATGAGAATTAAATCCCGCTGAATGCTTCAATATAAACACCAATAAaaactttccctttttcggTACGGCACAGGTGATAATTTTAATACACCCGCCAATCGAGTCAACTCTGCGCCGAgtgaaattgcaaaaaaaaaaaagagaaaagaaagcgTAAAAAAGCACATCCGCACGCCAACCATTCCACGACCGTAAGCTATCACACGAAGGGTAGCGTTTAATTTTTATGCGCAAAACGATCCGCCCGAAACGGGCAAACAAGAAGTTGGCAGAAAATCAAGCATGTTGGCAGCACAATCTCTGtcattgttttttcttctctgtttCACCATGCGCCTAGCGGAAAACAAACGCGTCCTGCTCCTTCCGCGAGCGCCCGCGAAACTTGTGACGGCaaaaattaacattaaatttcTGCAACCCTTGTTGCCCGGGCAGCATCGTCATAAAGATAAAGCATGCCGGAGCAGCATTTTGCGCGTTcgcatgggtgtgtgtgtgtgtgtgtatgggtgagGTGCCCTTTGTATCCAACGATCATGCTCACGTTCATCTCCCCATCTTGCATCTTGCACCGTTGTCTGCAAGTCTTTAAACTCTTGCTCGCTAAGTTGTGCACACTCGCCCACCCGCTCGGGCTATAACCCCTTTCTCGCGTCGCCAGAAATAAATGCCGCACGATGATGACGAAGATGAAAGAGGTCGTTTGCCGACGAAACTTGACTTCATAAAGTTCGTTATGAAAATCGAGCCGCTCACTGTTTACTTTATCATCTTGCGCGGGATCTTCCGCCGGTTTGCGTTGACTTTGGGGAGCCTATTTCCGGGGCACCGGGTTTCTTGTGGTCGGTCGGAGGTTTTATGGTGCCCACGGTGGCAGCGCAGGAGGACGGAGGTCGGCGCGCGCGGATGTAGAGGAAGGTTTGTCGGAAATGAACCTTAGGTCTTGAGAAAGATTTCCCGATTTGTTGAATTTGGTAGCCGTGTTTTTGCCTGTCCCTTTGGAGGCCGACGGATTTTTGCGCCTTTGCCGCACTTTATTATGCGTTTTAGCGTGAGCGGAGCGGGTCGGGTGAAATCGCGGGGAGTGCGAGGTTAATGATGGCCGCTTTCTACCGAGTGCGCTACCATGCGATGCCCCTGCCACAGCTTGTGTAGAGCGCCATTTATCTTTGCGCAACCCCGTTTCCCGGTGCTTTGCgagcgttttgttttccaagaGTCAACTCAAAGTCCTAAGCGTGCCAATCATTAGCGTCTTATGCAGTCGGCGTTTGCAGAGCAGAGAAACTTTACCAAGTCAAGTGCAGCTTGATACTACGACTCATCAAGATGTGATATGTGGGTGTGTGATGGGTGGAGTCGATATAAAATCGGCTACACTGATCGATGCAACACGCTTCAAGTTTGACCTCGTTGACAGGAAAGGTTACTCGTGTTAGATGTTTACTTAACTCCGACACCGGATGCAGTTGTGGGGCGATGCGGGTGGCGCGCACGCGAACGTAGCTGTTACGCTGTTCCAGCCCGCCGGAAGCGATGGCAAAGCTATTTTAAGCGTAAGGCGGCAATTAAAACGAATAATATAAAACCATCCGCACGTGGGGCTGGTCGTCGACCGTTTTGTCGGCTCGCATAGAGGGCACAGATATGTTGGCTCAAGCTTccccactgttgctgctgcttctgttaGTGACGCAGTGCTTGGATGGGGCGGATTgtagcaccatcaccacccaaCGGCCAGCGCCGCGCCGGGACGGGCAATATCCTCCGCCAGAGACTCTTGCCTTTCTGCGACCACTGGGCAAGCTGTGCCTGCAGGAGACGGGTGTTAGCCCGGAGGCGGTTAAGCGATTCAGTGACGCCGATCCGTTCGACGATAATCGTGCGCTCAAGTGCTACATGGACTGTATGTTCCGAGTAACGAACGTGACCGATGATCGCGGTGAGCTGCACATGGGCAAGCTGCTCGAACATGTGCCGACAGAGTTTGAAGACATTGCACTGCGAATGGGCGTGAGGTGTACTCGGCCCAAGGGCAAGGATGTGTGCGAACGGGCGTTCTGGTTTCACAAGTGCTGGAAAACGTCGGACCCTGTGGTAGGAAAGCTTTTGGGACCGTGAGTGCGAGGATTGAGGCCCATTTTTAATGGCGACACATTTGCAACCTCTTTTTGCAGCACTACTATCTGGTGTGAGAAGCGACAAAAGTCAACCGGGTTTGTTGTGTTGACCCATTAAGTAAGTATCTAGCTACATTAAGACACACGCTGTTGCCTGCTGAATGCCTGCCTGCTGACCATTATACATCGGCACTCAAAacacaagtgtgtgtgtgcgtgtctctGCGATCTGAGGATGGATGGTCACGAATGCGCCACATCGTAcagcaatcaatcaatcaatgtacaaCGTCCCGGCAGGGTGCGCAGAATGGAAGTACAAGTTCAACGTGACCGTTTTTATGATTGATTCTTGAATAAACAGTAAGCACAACCGTTTAGTTCTTTGCAGccgtgttggtgttgttggcgGTGGTTAGGACAAAGAAAGAACGTTTGTACTTCGTTTCGAAGTTGCAcccggtttgtttgtttgtaaatcaATTGTGCAATCGTTCGCAACTTTCGCTCCGACACAAAGAACTTCGTCTAGCACCAGCCACAGGCACAGGTACGGAGCACATTCTAGGGCGACAGACGAGCGGCATGCAAGCAGCGCTCTTCGGTGAACCGGTTGTTTTGCAGCTTACTGTTAGCGTGTCGCTGCTAATGCCTCTCTTGTGCATggaaatttccattttccagtcaacaaactttttcttttgcggAAATTTCTTCTAAGGTACACGGTTGATGTACTGCAACGTGTCTGGTTCCCCGTGTGGTGCGACGGTGTGGGTTTATGGCGTGGTGCAGCTGAATATGGAACGCTGTCTGTTTAATTGAAGAAGCTTGAAGCTTTAATCGTTTCAAGCATTCGAGGCGATATGTTTGAAACGATAACttgaagcaacaaaacaaaaaatgaaccaaTTTGAAGTGTACTTTATGATTCTTTTTTAACGTTCACGTGCTGTACAATTCTCACGCTAAGCAAGAGTCAATGTGAAGCACCGAAGCATTTTCCTGTCTTCAATGGTACTGCTTGTCCAGTGTGGTGTTTATGCTGTTGCAGTATATTGCTTTTGTGAGAGAACGCAAGGTGGAAAAGTGTAGTATCATTCATAAGAATGATGGCAAAATAGGTTGAACTTAAGACATGGGTTAATGATTTAAGAACAGATTTAACATGACAATTTGAGTTGAAATCGATATTGGAAAATATCTCTTAATGCAGTATAAAGTGAGACACTTTATCTTTTTATAAAATCTTTTTAACGTTTGTTTCAAAATGGTTTTACAGTTGGATTATATTTGTTGATGAATTGACACATAAAAAAGACTGCTTAAAATTAATGTTATTTAGCAaattgtttatgttgtttattttgttatagTTCAGATTTTAATAACATTACTTATAAAGGTAACTGGTATTTCGATTTCAGCTGGAATGGACACAGTAATGACAAGCTGAAAAAACGATGGTAGCAGACAAACTGCATTAAAACCGCAAGGCAACATCATGAAACACAGATAACTATACATAAACTTTGCCAAATACGAACCAGAAAGTTCAACTACAGAAAGTTCAATCCTTTGCTCTGCATTCAACCCTGCTTAGTTGAGTGAAACCAAGGCCACTCCAGTGCGAGCACTAATTTGGTCTACATTTTATCACGATACTTTGTCAATTAAGAGTTTGAAGCGGCCCTCGCTTGGACATTACACCGACCTGTCCTGCCCCGGTATAGCTTATTTCCGACACGGCAAACTTCCGCACGGTACGACCAAATTTGAGATGCACAGAAAATTGCACCCGGTAAGGGTATAGAACAGTGCACTCCTTAAAAGTTTTCGATAACTCTTGCTTCCGAAGCAGTTGCAaccatgtgtatgtgtatgtgtagttAGTTGTTTGGCGAGAATCGGCATCAAAATAGGTGATAGTGCTACAGAACAGAGGaggaaaaattcaaaacattaaacaaaccGCAACTGGTAGTCGAAGCTGCCCTTTGCCCTTGTAATAATTACGATCACTAACTTCCGGTTCCGTTTCCTTCCAGCATCGATGATGTGAATAGGCACGTTCGCACGCATCTGCAATCGGCCCGGTCGATTTGTTGCATTTGGCGAGCACTTTCAGCGCGATCGAGTTGAACTGCTTCGGTATGGCGTGGTAAACATCGATCAGATCGAGCTCGCCGTTCGGACGGGTAACGTTGTGCAGGCGGAACATACAGTACATGTAGCATTGCAGTTCGTGCGATGCCTGCACCGATTGTGGACTATTGAATTGTTCAATTTGCTCGTCGGTGGTTCCGGTTTCGCGCAGACACTCGGAACGAAATTGCCCCATTTGCTGCAGTAGCTCCGGGGACAGAGAATTTGGAACGTTTGCACTAACAGTTGCCATCAGGCAGATGGATGTAGCTACAACAATAGTCAACATGTTATGCTTTAATCTCACCAGTTGAGATGCCTAGTTACAACTGAGAGGTAAAGAGGTGATGTCCAGCCACAGCGCCACTGTCATGAAATGAACTTCACAAATTAATTACAGAATGTTAGCTTGAGTACAGCAAAGGGGAAAGGTGGATGATTGATGGGTTAGAAAATATTGGATGGCGTCAGTGCAATTAACCAGTGACGCATCGGAAAcatattgattatttttaattattgacTTTGCATCACAAAGTCAGCACATTTTcgctctcttttctttttcacagATATACAACAAGCAGAGTACTATTTATATTCGGTTAAATCTTTTGATTTACATTCATTTTGCTTCTAGCATAGTTTCTAACCTGTTTCAAAAGTGTTTCTGAAAAGTGTGGCAAGCATGTTTGTTACTATTTTTATTCCAAATAATTTCAAAAGGTTTGTAATTATTACAATGTTACAAATTATGTTTCACTCTAGATATTCCACTTCCTAGTAACTTTCGTTCGAATCTGCTTCCGCAATAGACATATCAACTAACTTTCTCCATCGAACAAACTTTCCAATAATGTTCACCTTTTCACCTCCAGTGCTCAAATGGTGTGAGATATGTATTTTAGAGCTTTCctatacacactcacacgtacACAGTAAATATATCCACATACACCCGAACGTAAAGCGCTAAAGTCGCCGACAAGGGCCAACAACGCTGGGCAGTAAATCATTGCGAACTCAATTTCATCGCAAACTGACCCCTTTTCTCAATTAATTGCACAGTAGTTTTCGGTGCAAAGTTACTCGTTAAAGCCCTTCGAGCGGTTTTTGGCAAAGATAGGGCAGGCAAACGAGCGCGATGGGAGGGTACATTTGTTGGCAAGCGGTTATGAAACGAGCGAACATTGTTCCAGAAAGAAATCTGTCCTAACCTCAATTTATGATCAGACGACTATGTGCGTTCGATAAGGGGGCTTCTGCGGGTAGAAATTTAATGCAGCTCGCCTGCACACTGGTGAAGCGCAATAAAGTTAGCCATCTACTTGTGCCGTAAAGTTAGCCCACGTGATCTGCAGTGTTGATCCAGAGGCAGCGAACAGGCCTTGATATTGGTTTCGGTAAGGGATGGTGAAGTCTAACAAATTCGCAAGCTCTGACCAAGGTTCATGGCAAGCGGGATCATCAACGTTGAGCGCATCGAATATTCATTTAGCCATTTTCGTCGAATCATAGGCATGCGAAATTGCAAGAATTGGCATACAAAATCGGAGCGGGATGGTACTGTTATTGTGGCATGGAGTATCCGAACGGCTCACGGCAGATGGCAAAATTTTTGCGGCGAACGCATGTGAAGTCGCTGGAGCCATACCAACCGCACCGAAGGTGGCTGCGATTGCCTCACTTTAATGGCTTTGCATGTAGGAAAGCTAGTCAGCCATGTACGACTGTGCCAGGTAGTGCGAAGAATAGTCTGCCGATCGAAACATTGAACCGTTCGGTGAGTTATATTGACCAACGGATTCGACCGATGAATAATGGAGGCACCGAAATGGACATgtacaaacgcacgcacaaagCACGTGCTGTATTGGTGATTAAAATTGAAAGTATAGTGCTTTCAGTGGTTGGTTCAGGGTTTCCCCTCTTCCTGGGCGTACAGTGCCGATGGCGTCGTTGCACGTCTGGCATTTGGCGGGACCGGTACAAACTTTTCATcggaaatcaatcaattacGAGCTGAAGCCTCGAATGGCTGCGTGTAGCAGGCTCATCACCGAGCTTGTCTCTGGAGCTAGCGGTTCGTTGCGTTGACCGTTCACTTACCTCCGCGGACCTCACAGGTAAGCACCAGGTTGTCGTCCTCCTGCAGTGGCCCGATCGCACCGGTCACGTCCAGCCCGGACGCGTCGTACACGAGTATCTGATGCGGTGGCACTGAAAGAGATAGACACACGAAATTAGTGGATGTCTTACTGCTGGGTTGGGCATGGGAGCAGAGACGCCGTACCGCAAAGGACACACAACGCACACCGGTGTCGTGTGGTTGCGTGACGCATTTCGGCCAATCAATCATCTGGAGGCGGTTTCGAAggtttttcgttttcgtttggcTTTATTAGCCGGATGTTGGTCGGGAGTTGGATGAAAATTGATTGCGTTTGAAAATGCGGCTGGGCTAGAGATCTTAGCAAAATTGGCAATCAGTTGGACTTTTAATCGATCGAGCCTATCTTAAGTACTTTTGAGTCATAGGGATTTGAGCACAAAACCGAATTTTGTAATGTCCAGGTCACACGAGGCGTGAAATTAAAAAGTTTAGGCCATATGTCGTTTAGTTTCAATACATGAATCTTAGATCTTAGTTAAATTGGCAATCAGTTGGACTTTTAATCGATCGAGCCTACCTTAAGTACTTATGAGTCATAGGGATTTGAGAACAAAATCGAATTTTGTAATGCCTAGGTCACACAAGGCGTGAACTTAAAAAGTTTAGGCCATACATTTCAAGCGTAAAATAGGTAGCGCCAATGGGATGAGGTTTAGTTTCAATACATGAATAGCAATCGTAACGATAATCAGGAATAAATATAAGCTATGTTACATTGGGTGCGTCCTCTTCCAATGCGCAGGTTATGGTCGCATCGCGTAGCAGTGCGCGAAAGTCAAATTGAGACTTGTAATTCAGTAGTTCAGAGAGTATGATTTAGCTgatactttttatttttaagagaAGGCTGGCCTGTCAGATGGCAGAAGATATTGATTGTTTATTCgaataatttttagtctaTAACCAGGAGCATATTATACGACCAGGAATTCAACTTCATAATAATTCTACTATAGAATGCATGTAGTTcattctaaaataaaataattcttaattaaaaacatactTTGAATATCTTCTTGAAGCATTTgacaacaaaataattgttttcaatAGCAAAAAGACTTTAAACTTCGATCAAGAATAAATGAAAGAGAgtaaattttcttcttcttttaccTCTTAAAATCAATGTTGGGCATGCGTTTGATTTGGGAAAGTAACAGAAAAGGATGTTCACAAATAAACCTCAGAAGCTAAGATTGCCAACAGAAGAACCACCTGTACCAATGTGCGATATAAACGCACCATCAGAACCGCCCAGCCTTTGTACTGTAATTGGATGTTTGCTGTGTACAGTCAGGCGAAAAGACCGGGAGCTCCAATAAATATAAGTAACTCTTCCTCTTGCAGCGACTTTTTGTAAAAAGTTCATCCACCAAAACAAACTGACCTTTTCGTGGCGCGTTCCGGGGGCTGCTTTCGCTCCGAACCATTCCCACTTCCTGCCCGGCCGGAACGTTTCGTTTATCagatcgaatgtaaacattcatTTCCTGTTTGCACTGCATTATTGTCTGGGCAGAAGTGAATTAAACTTGGCTCGATTTGCGCGTTTGACAAGAGCACGCGCGGTCGGAGTTTGTTTTCGCGACCGGGGGAGCGGGAGCAGAACGTTTAAAGTGTCGTGCAGGAAATTGTTTGAATTCCATTACGGGGCACTTGCAGCAAAGTGGGCAAACCGGGAATGCTATCCCCAACCCGGCGGGCGCTGGTTGGAGCGCTTGTTACACGCCGGATGGGCTGTGTTTTACGCTTTCGTTTAATCGTTCGAATGGATGTGCAAATAGGCACATGACCGGGGAGAGGGGATGAAAAAAGTGCCCCCTTTTTTGTGCACAATGCCACTTGAACGGAGGGATTGGGATAATGTTTCGCTGTTTGATTAAAAGAAAGAGGCTTCCACGGCCACACACAATCGCCCGGTAATGCAACGTGAAAAAATGGGGCTTTATTTTGCTTATGCAAAGAGCGTCTGTAAATTATGCAAACGGGCTAACATTATGATGTTGATTGGTTGGACGAGGTACATGCACCGTTGAAGAAggacccaaaacaaaaccaaaaggGCTGTGTACAAAAATAGCAATCCCAAACATTTTCGACCATCACTTCGGGTAAGCAAGTGAGGGGTGTTTACTTCCCTTTTGTTTTCGCTCCTCCTTTTTGAATACGAAAAACATTGTGTTAAAAATACTTCCCCACGAAAAATTTACACCCCACCACATCATTTGCTCTCTTAAGCTTATGATTTTacagacacactcactcacacaagTACCTGTTCGGCCAATAGAACCATTTTGACAAAAGCGCACTTCTCACGGGGACGCATTTGGTGTAATGGTTGGCAGTGTCTGTCTGGAGTAAGCATAATGTACGAACTGTTTTCTCGAGCATGGGCAATTTTCTCAATTGGAAAAGTTTGtccaccaaaaaacaaaaacatagaaaacaaacaaagtcgTGTTAGTCTCCGCAGCATAGCGAAGCGGTGCAATTTACTCTGTTTCGTTTGAGGTTGCtgattgcttttttgtgttggctTTACAACGTACATGGTAAGACTAACACGAAGCGGAGGCGTCGCATTTGTAATCATAAATAGTTCATGGCTGTTTGCCGAGCTACAAAGAATATCAAGTACTGCATCTCCCAGGCGCTTGATGCtgaatttgcatttttatagctttttaacaTCGTATGAAATTAATTGGCAACGGtgtgtacacacatacacctgcACAAAGTTAGATGCTTTTTTTCGTGGTGTTGCGGTCCTTTTTTCTGGGGAACGGATTAGCTGGGTGGTGGGTCGAAAACTTACCGGTTACGGTTAGGTTGATGCGATGATTTCTTGTGGGCGAGTTCTGGAAATCCACCCGGCACCGGTACACCTGCGAAACGGCACCACGTAAAAAAGGTTAACAGagcaagagaagaagaagaagaggaagaaaacacTATTAGTAAAcggaagcaaacacacaaagttGAAAGTTTAGCTACAGAGCAACGCAGCGCCTGAAATCTCTCCACCGAGGATTAGGAACTTGGTACGAGCTTTGGGGATTTGTGCAACGGAACACTCCGTACCGAAAATGGAGGAAAGCAAAGGaagaaagcaatacaaaatagaaaaaaaactgtataCACTTACCCCTTCGTCATCAAGCTGGATGTTGTCCACGCTGAGGGCGGCCGGTTTCGAGATCGTCACGAAGTACGCCCTCGGTCCGAAGGCGCTCGTTTCCGACCAGTAGAGGGCCTTGGAGAATTGTCTCCCCCGAACGTCGTAGCTGTGTTTGGCCAGCATCAGGAAATGGTTgcacaaaaagagagagagagagagagagagagatggagatagaatgagagagaaaaaaagtttggttaattaaaattttcataaaCTTCCACCTGTGTCCTCCCCTTTCCTAGACCATGGGTCTCCAGAGGCgtgcgtttgtatgtgtgagttTGAGTGGTATACCAGGCACTCACTGGAATCTGTAGGCGTTGGGCTCAAGAGAGCTAAACTGTAGCTCGGGTTTACGCTTGCTAGGTACGcgtgtttcttgtttttcagCCACCGCTTTGCCAAGGACAAACAATAGACGATGTGCGTACGCAGCCAGGTTCGAATATGACAAGGCCGAACCGCGCTCAACTGCGATGCCCGATTTCCCACGAAGACTTGGTTCCCAGCGGAGCGATAATGttgaaaaagttttaattATCATCGGTTTCGTGGTAacaggggggggaggggggggtctCGCTTTTACCTTCTCAGGCTCATTCTCCATCTTCAATTACCTCCCCCCCTACCCCTTACAC comes from the Anopheles coluzzii chromosome 2, AcolN3, whole genome shotgun sequence genome and includes:
- the LOC120948096 gene encoding pheromone-binding protein-related protein 6-like isoform X2; its protein translation is MLTIVVATSICLMATVSANVPNSLSPELLQQMGQFRSECLRETGTTDEQIEQFNSPQSVQASHELQCYMYCMFRLHNVTRPNGELDLIDVYHAIPKQFNSIALKVLAKCNKSTGPIADACERAYSHHRCWKETEPEHYHLF
- the LOC120948097 gene encoding pheromone-binding protein-related protein 6-like, producing MLAQASPLLLLLLLVTQCLDGADCSTITTQRPAPRRDGQYPPPETLAFLRPLGKLCLQETGVSPEAVKRFSDADPFDDNRALKCYMDCMFRVTNVTDDRGELHMGKLLEHVPTEFEDIALRMGVRCTRPKGKDVCERAFWFHKCWKTSDPVHYYLV
- the LOC120948096 gene encoding general odorant-binding protein 69a-like isoform X1, whose translation is MLTIVVATSICLMATVSANVPNSLSPELLQQMGQFRSECLRETGTTDEQIEQFNSPQSVQASHELQCYMYCMFRLHNVTRPNGELDLIDVYHAIPKQFNSIALKVLAKCNKSTGPIADACERAYSHHRCWKETEPEVSDPLSPILMPILAKQLTTHTHTHGCNCFGSKSYRKLLRSALFYTLTGCNFLCISNLVVPCGSLPCRK